AGCTGAAGTGCATGAACGAGAGCTAAAAAAAGGCAACCGCAACAGAGCGACTCTTGCCGTTGCACGGAAACTGGTGGCATACATGCTGGCGGTTGATAAAAGCCAAAAGAAATTTACTCCAAAGGAGGTACTGGACAAAGCAGCTTAAATGAATTGTGATTTTGCGGCTTGGTTTTCCTGCTGATCCTTTCGTTCTGGGGACTGTGCGAGCTTGAGGGTGATGCACCGATATTGTGTTTAAAGGTCAGCGGGTTTTGATCCAAACTCAATCTTCTGTGACGGCGAACAGCCTGATACTGTAAATAGATGTCTGGTCACAAGCCATTTGTTGACCCAAGGGATAGTAGAAAAAAACAAAGCGGCAAAACGTAACGAAAAAGACAGTTTTTTCACAATGCCCGTCCGGTGGAATAGGCCCTGTGACTACGAATATTCACGGGTTCTCCGTCGCAGGGCCTATTCCACCGAACTCTGTGCTGGAAATAACCAGACCAGGTAGGCTGGGACACAGGAAATCTCCGTTTTCCACTTGACTTTACTTATCATAGATGTCCCCACTTCCGGCTAGCCATGCAAGGTTCTACCTTTAATCAACTCAGCATTCTTAATCGGCTTGAAGGATCTCCAACGAGAATCTTCCGCACAGCGGAAAACCATGAATCCTTCTGTTGCTGTAGCCAAGTCTTTATAGATGTATTCAGCTATCCCTTTTGCGTGGGATGCCAACCCGCCAGAGTCGGCGAAGTAGAGTTCCAAGAATGAGTTTAGTTCGGGGCCATTGATGATTGATTTGCCGACCAATCCAACTACAAACACCTTCCCGTTAGTCTTGTGAGCGTATAAAAGTATGTCAGCATCGTTCTCAATACCGACACTGACAAGTTCCTTGGATTTGTCAAGATAAGCTTGGAAAGCTTCCAATGGTATCGATTCTTCACCGGCTAAAAAATTAATGATTCTTTTTTTTATGGGATTCAAGTTTTCTCTCCTTTTAACGATCTAAATAAGCTGCGGCGCAACCTGTATTTACCACGTCAGCGCAGCCACGTTTCTCGTCGTCAGCTTGATTTTTTGGTTAACCGAATATTTGTCTTTCATTTGTTTTAAAAAATGCAGGAGCTTTTTTTGAAGCGAATAAAACAACAGCTTGTTTGGCATTTAAACAAGATATTGATCTCCAACCTAAGTTTACAAAATCTTTCGCATTGATTTCTTCATTGCTGACAAGAGATGCTCTTGTTCTCGTAACATAAAAAACTAAATCTAACTCATTTTTAGTAGTTAAATAAACATCTGACTCAGACAGTTTTTGACTTTCTAAAAGCACTAGATCATACATCCGAGTGATTTCGGGAGTATCTTGGGCAACTGTCGCTGGTAGTTCAATGTCTTCAAGTTTTCTTGCTGACTTAATTGCGTTGTATTGATCTTTATAATATTTGCTTCGCAAAATACAGGGGTCAGGAATCTCCTTAATTTGAAAACTGCATTTTCGAAATTCTACATCGGTTTTGCTATTCTGTTCATGAGATATAATTTCAGAATTTTCATGCGGGATTCCTAGGAACTTTAGCAATTCTTTGACCACCCAACGTTCTCTTTCTTCCTTACCTCGATTTGAGTAGAAATAAAGAGCATCTTGCGCGGCATCTTTTATGTTCTGTAGGATTTCGTGTTCTTCCATGTGGGATTACTTTTATCGGTTAACAAGTTAGTATCTAGTTTCTTGATATCTACATAAAGTCTAAAATGATGACAACGTAATTTCAGTGATATATGTTGGTTTCTAACCTGATATCATTCCATACGGCCTGAATAACAAGAAACCGGATATCATTAATTAATG
The nucleotide sequence above comes from Desulfocapsa sulfexigens DSM 10523. Encoded proteins:
- a CDS encoding DUF1780 domain-containing protein; protein product: MEEHEILQNIKDAAQDALYFYSNRGKEERERWVVKELLKFLGIPHENSEIISHEQNSKTDVEFRKCSFQIKEIPDPCILRSKYYKDQYNAIKSARKLEDIELPATVAQDTPEITRMYDLVLLESQKLSESDVYLTTKNELDLVFYVTRTRASLVSNEEINAKDFVNLGWRSISCLNAKQAVVLFASKKAPAFFKTNERQIFG